The region AAATCTCGAAGGAGAACCCCGGCATGGCAGCCAGTATCTGTTGGATGGAGGCGGCTGGCAGCTCCGGCGGCAGACAAATATTTTGCGCCCCGCGGGCGGCGAGCAGCCGTGCCGTCGCTGCGTTGTAGACGTTGACCAGCGGCCCGATCGCATGCGGCCTGCCCTTGAGGAGGCCGAGCGCAGAAAGATCGTTTGCTTCGATCGGGTGGATGCTGTCGGTGATCAGATCCCGCACATGGCGGCTTTCCCGTGGGAGCGTTACCATGGCGAGGGAGGAAAGCGCTACCTGCTTGCCGGCCGCCTCCAGCCGCTCGACGACTTCCGCGATGTACGGCTCACTGAAATGCTGGCGCTTGGAACAGACCGTTTCGCCGAGCGTCACATGCTCGACTGCTGCCTCATCGGCGATCCGGAAGTAGAAATCGCGCCATTTCAGCCCCTCCCAAAGGAAATAGACCGGCCCGAGGCTCAGCGCCGGTTTGCCTGCCGTCGTCATATTGGTCTCCTACCGCCAACGCTTGTCATAGGCGCCCGTCGTCGTACGCTGGCCTTCGCTCATTGCGCGCAGCCGGGCGACAAGCGCGGCACGCTCGGCGGGCGATGCGCCGAGTGCCTTCTTCAGGGAGGACACCACTTCGGCGACATAGGCCTTGCCGCGCTGGCGCCCTTCAATTTTGAGTGCCGAGACGCCAGAATCGCGCAGCGCATCGATCTGGTCCATGACATCGAGCGAGACGGGATCCTCGAAGGCATAGCCCTCGACGTCGCCGATCTCGAAGCGGCCCTTGCAGAGCGTCGGATAGCCGGAGGCCTCACCGGGGCCGAAACGGTTGATCGTATAGTCACCAAGTTCGGAAACGAGGTCCGCTCCGTCCTGCCGGTAGCGCACATGGCTTGCCGGCGAGCAGACACCGTTCATGTTGGGCGATTTGCCGGTGGCGTAGGAGGAGAGAGAACAGCGCCCCTCCGCCATGACGCAGAGCCCACCGAAGGCGAAGACCTCGACCTCACAATCGATCTGCGGCGTCAGCCGGGCAATGTCCTGCACGGTCAGCACGCGCGGCAGCACGACGCGCTTGGCCCCAAAGGCCTCGATGAGGAAACGGATCGCGTCCGGGTTCGAGGCGGACGCCTGGACGGAGACATGCAGGCGCTGCTTCGGGTGCCTTTCCGCCACATAAGCCATCAGGCCGAAATCGGCCAGGATCAGCGCATCAGCGCCCATCGCCACGGCATCGTCGGCGGCGGAATACCACAGCGCCTCGTCGCCCGCTCGCATGAAGGTGTTGAGCGCAACGAAAGTCGCCACGCCT is a window of Sinorhizobium sp. BG8 DNA encoding:
- a CDS encoding peptidase U32 family protein; this encodes MELICPAGTPAAFREAVEAGADAVYCGFRDETNARNFPGLNFSREELRQSIALARRKGVATFVALNTFMRAGDEALWYSAADDAVAMGADALILADFGLMAYVAERHPKQRLHVSVQASASNPDAIRFLIEAFGAKRVVLPRVLTVQDIARLTPQIDCEVEVFAFGGLCVMAEGRCSLSSYATGKSPNMNGVCSPASHVRYRQDGADLVSELGDYTINRFGPGEASGYPTLCKGRFEIGDVEGYAFEDPVSLDVMDQIDALRDSGVSALKIEGRQRGKAYVAEVVSSLKKALGASPAERAALVARLRAMSEGQRTTTGAYDKRWR
- a CDS encoding U32 family peptidase, which translates into the protein MTTAGKPALSLGPVYFLWEGLKWRDFYFRIADEAAVEHVTLGETVCSKRQHFSEPYIAEVVERLEAAGKQVALSSLAMVTLPRESRHVRDLITDSIHPIEANDLSALGLLKGRPHAIGPLVNVYNAATARLLAARGAQNICLPPELPAASIQQILAAMPGFSFEIFAFGRMPLAISARCAHARSKGLTKDNCQFICGQEPDGLPLRTLDRQSFLVLNGVQTMSNSCAVLVDDLAPLVKAGLSRVRLSPQDCDMAKIAALYRAVLDGQIDGGEAVAELAEVYPGVRFSNGFLHQKEGAAWVSRGRNVAMGRD